The following coding sequences lie in one Oncorhynchus nerka isolate Pitt River linkage group LG14, Oner_Uvic_2.0, whole genome shotgun sequence genomic window:
- the LOC115116464 gene encoding extracellular calcium-sensing receptor-like, with amino-acid sequence MRLSPSPALDPSLAGSLVLLHLAVVAGGLALLSSASVSAPGLESIRCRLQGTPRPPAFSQDGDFVIGGVFSIHYYMHTVDHSYTSLPEPLKCTGSMDSRELRFSRAMIFAVEEINNSSYLLPGVTLGYQVHDSCASVPIAVKVAFQLANGLDPMFDTGEQCSGSATVTAIVGESASTPTISMLRVIGPFGIPQVSHSSTCACLSDKKQYPTFFRTIPSDQFQAAALANLIRHFGWTWIGAVRSDSDYGNNGMATFLQAAQEEGICVEYSEAFSRTSPLSRVQRVADVIRSSTARVVVAFVSSGDMRILLREMERLPSPPRQWIGSETWVTDPDMLRFGLCAGAIGFGIQRSVIPGLRDFLLDLSPQKVSNSPTLTEFWEGAFGCVGVEEKVCDGSEDIQQLQAPYTDTSQLRVTNMVYKAVYAIAHAIHSIVCEERENSTVNCDKNLNVKPTQVLERLRRVNFSRNGYQVSFDANGDPVATYELVNWQRRESGKMEFVTVGRYDASLPPDQRLDMEKEITWVKNSTQVPVSVCSESCPPGTRKAIQKGKPVCCYDCIQCAEGEISNNTDSSDCLICPEEYWPNAERDLCILKPVEFLSFHEVLGIILTACSVGGACLAIATSTVFYHHRTSAIVRANNSELSFLLLFSLTLCFLCSLTFIGRPSEWSCMLRHTAFGITFVLCISCVLGKTIVVLMAFRATLPGSNVMKWFGPPQQRLTVVSFTFVQALICTLWLVLSPPFPIKNLTTYKEKIILECDVGSAIGFWAVLGYIGLLSLLCFVLAFLARKLPDNFNEAKFITFSMLIFCAVWITFIPAYFSSPGKLTVAVEIFAIITSSFGLFFLLFVPKCFIILFRPEKNTKKHLMEKTSNDIHY; translated from the exons ATGAGGCTCTCTCCGTCTCCTGCTCTGGATCCAAGTCTGGCTGGTAGTCTGGTTCTACTACATCTAGCTGTGGTGGCTGGTGGGCTTGCCTTGCTCtcgtctgcctctgtctctgcccctgggCTGGAGTCTATCAGATGCAGGCTCCAAGGCACCCCTCGTCCTCCAGCGTTCTCCCAGGACGGGGACTTTGTCATCGGGGGTGTTTTCTCCATCCATTACTATATGCACACTGTGGATCACAGCTACACCAGCCTGCCTGAGCCCCTGAAGTGCACAGGGAG TATGGATTCCCGTGAGTTACGCTTCTCGCGCGCCATGATCTTCGCAGTTGAGGAGATAAACAACAGTTCTTACCTTCTACCGGGTGTCACGCTTGGTTATCAAGTGCACGACTCCTGCGCCTCGGTCCCTATAGCCGTGAAAGTGGCCTTCCAGCTGGCTAACGGCCTGGACCCCATGTTTGATACCGGAGAACAGTGCTCAGGGTCGGCTACAGTGACAGCTATCGTTGGCGAGTCTGCTTCCACACCTACCATCAGCATGTTGCGCGTCATCGGCCCTTTCGGCATTCCTCAG GTGAGCCACTCTTCCACCTGTGCGTGTCTGAGTGATAAGAAACAGTATCCAACCTTCTTCAGAACCATCCCCAGTGATCAGTTCCAGGCTGCCGCTCTGGCAAACCTCATCAGGCACTTCGGCTGGACCTGGATTGGGGCGGTCCGTTCCGACTCTGACTACGGTAATAACGGGATGGCTACTTTCCTACAGGCAGCACAAGAGGAGGGTATCTGTGTGGAGTATTCTGAAGCGTTCTCCCGTACCAGCCCACTCAGCAGAGTGCAACGGGTGGCCGACGTGATCCGCAG CTCCACAGCCCGGGTGGTGGTTGCATTCGTATCTTCTGGAGACATGAGAATCCTGTTGAGGGAGATGGAACGCCTGCCCTCTCCGCCCCGCCAGTGGATCGGGAGCGAGACCTGGGTCACTGACCCAGATATGCTGCGTTTCGGTCTGTGTGCCGGGGCCATTGGATTTGGCATCCAACGCTCTGTCATCCCCGGTCTTAGGGACTTCCTCCTGGACCTCTCCCCACAGAAGGTGTCCAACTCTCCCACACTCACTGAGTTCTGGGAGGGAGCCTTTGGCT GTGTTGGGGTTGAAGAGAAGGTGTGTGATGGCAGTGAGGATATACAGCAGCTACAGGCCCCCTACACAGATACATCCCAGCTGCGTGTCACTAACATGGTGTATAAAGCTGTTTATGCCATAGCACACGCCATCCACAGCATCGTTTGTGAAGAGAGAGAAAACTCCACTGTGAACTGTGACAAAAACCTTAATGTGAAGCCAACACAG GTCCTGGAGAGATTGAGGAGGGTGAACTTCTCTCGTAACGGGTACCAGGTGTCTTTCGATGCCAACGGGGACCCAGTGGCCACCTATGAGCTGGTCAACTGGCAGAGACGGGAGAGTGGGAAGATGGAGTTTGTGACAGTGGGGCGCTATGATGCGTCCCTGCCTCCTGACCAGAGGCTTGACATGGAGAAGGAAATCACCTGGGTAAAGAACAGTACACAAGTACCTGTGTCAGTGTGCAGTGAGAGCTGTCCCCCAGGCACTCGTAAGGCTATACAGAAAGGAAAGCCTGTATGCTGTTATGACTGTATCCAATGTGCAGAGGGAGAGATCAGTAATAACACAG ATTCTTCAGACTGTCTGATCTGTCCCGAGGAGTACTGGCCCAACGCCGAGAGAGACCTCTGTATCCTTAAGCCTGTGGAGTTCCTATCCTTCCACGAGGTCCTCGGAATCATCCTGACCGCCTGCTCTGTGGGCGGGGCTTGTCTGGCCATCGCCACGTCAACTGTCTTCTACCACCACCGAACGTCAGCCATCGTCAGGGCCAACAACTCTGAGCTGAGCTTCCTGCTGCTCTTCTCCTTGACTCTGTGTTTTCTGTGTTCTCTTACTTTCATTGGCCGGCCCTCTGAATGGTCCTGTATGCTGCGTCACACAGCGTTTGGGATCACCTTCGTCCTCTGCATCTCTTGTGTTCTGGGGAAAACAATAGTGGTGTTGATGGCCTTCAGGGCTACGCTTCCAGGCAGTAATGTCATGAAATGGTTTGgtcctccacagcagagattgactGTAGTGTCCTTCACGTTTGTCCAGGCTTTGATATGCACTCTGTGGTTGGTCCTGTCCCCTCCCTTCCCCATTAAAAACCTCACTACCTACAAGGAAAAGATCATTCTAGAGTGTGATGTTGGTTCAGCTATTGGTTTCTGGGCTGTGTTGGGCTATATaggtctcctgtctctcttgtgCTTTGTGCTGGCTTTTCTGGCTCGGAAGCTACCTGATAACTTCAATGAGGCCAAATTCATCACCTTCAGCATGCTCATATTCTGTGCAGTCTGGATCACCTTTATCCCAGCTTATTTCAGCTCTCCAGGGaagttgactgtagctgtggaGATCTTTGCCATCATCACCTCTAGCTTTGGGTTGTTCTTTCTATTATTTGTTCCTAAATGCTTTATTATTCTGTTCCGGCCGGAGAAGAACACCAAGAAACACCTCATGGAGAAGACATCCAATGATATACATTATTAA